One region of Pseudomonas sp. B21-040 genomic DNA includes:
- a CDS encoding fused MFS/spermidine synthase has protein sequence MSSRVASKSSAIPAPQTATSPALLIPALLLFVSGAAALVYQVLWIKQLSLVVGVEVYAITTGISAFFAGLALGGLLFGRWADRLQQPVLLYAGLEVLVAVLGVGATFAMSMAASPFAWLEQHIGLLAWVLPFALVGIPALLMGGTLPVLVRSLASDPHHLSKAGGQLYAANTAGAIAGTLLAAFVLIATLGVRGSALAAAMLNLLAAAGALWFQRQRPAVVQEPTWHHEHKAPDRLALWLYSIAGGVALGYEVVWSQSIVQFMSTRTYAFAVVLATYLTGLFIGSALLARRVDRIRDPWGIFGLLIAGAGLIALLEVAFLGRWLVFLQSQAETAALAMGGSELLGMSARFAMAALSIVFVPTLLLGAAFPLALRLSVGPERIGRDVGAVVAFNTLGGIVGVMLCGFLLIPLLGLVRTLGLLAIVAAGIGYFAVRKGHHVKKGRRQAVVAISLLSVVVAIFIPVDKLASLLPGARNGTLAFYEEGRGGTVAVVTQGKGQKSFQRLYIQGVSNTGDAMPSLRYMRIQALLPLLIHNGEPHSALVIGFGTGITAGALTRYPGLEHRVVAELLPSVVKAAPLFKGNFNAAADPTVDVRLRDGRQELLRSAQRYDLITLEPPPPSAAGVVNLYSRDFYQLAASRLETQGLVAQWLPLPTQNIDDSRSLVRSFLDVFPYATLWTSEFHEMLLVGSMEPIELDAAKISQRFQQDTVRSTLQDVGIGSAPALMATWVTDRAGLERFAGDALAVTDDQPRIEYAPWVRAKEISRVLPALLNLRLPPPLLNADAGFIERMNAHQQRLMQFYRASLHAYDGDRDAWARDIREVMMGDGGNPYYRWFVGDGT, from the coding sequence ATGTCCTCACGTGTCGCCAGCAAGTCGTCGGCCATACCTGCCCCGCAAACCGCCACCTCCCCGGCCCTGCTGATTCCAGCATTGCTGCTGTTCGTCTCGGGCGCGGCGGCGCTGGTGTACCAGGTGCTGTGGATCAAGCAACTGTCGTTGGTCGTCGGCGTTGAGGTGTACGCCATCACCACCGGCATCAGCGCCTTTTTTGCCGGGCTGGCGCTGGGGGGATTGCTGTTCGGGCGCTGGGCTGATCGCTTGCAGCAACCGGTGTTGTTGTATGCCGGGCTTGAAGTGCTGGTGGCGGTACTGGGCGTTGGCGCGACCTTTGCCATGAGCATGGCGGCCAGTCCTTTTGCCTGGCTGGAACAGCACATCGGATTGCTGGCCTGGGTGTTGCCCTTTGCGCTGGTGGGCATTCCCGCGCTGTTGATGGGCGGCACGCTGCCGGTGCTGGTGCGCTCGTTGGCCAGCGACCCGCACCATTTGAGCAAGGCTGGCGGACAACTCTATGCCGCCAATACCGCGGGCGCGATTGCCGGCACCTTGCTTGCTGCCTTCGTGTTGATCGCCACCCTCGGCGTGCGCGGCAGTGCCCTCGCCGCCGCCATGCTGAACCTGCTGGCCGCCGCCGGTGCCCTGTGGTTTCAACGCCAGCGCCCGGCAGTGGTCCAGGAGCCGACCTGGCATCACGAACACAAAGCGCCGGATCGCCTGGCCCTGTGGCTGTATTCCATCGCAGGCGGGGTGGCACTGGGTTACGAAGTGGTCTGGTCGCAATCCATCGTGCAATTCATGAGCACCCGCACCTACGCCTTTGCCGTGGTGTTGGCGACGTACCTCACGGGGTTGTTCATCGGCAGCGCGCTGCTGGCCCGTCGGGTTGATCGTATTCGCGATCCATGGGGCATATTTGGCTTGCTGATCGCCGGGGCCGGCTTGATCGCATTGCTGGAAGTGGCGTTTCTCGGGCGCTGGCTGGTGTTCTTGCAATCCCAGGCCGAAACCGCCGCGCTGGCGATGGGCGGCAGCGAATTGCTGGGCATGAGCGCACGGTTTGCCATGGCCGCGCTGAGCATCGTGTTTGTCCCGACCTTGCTGTTGGGGGCGGCGTTTCCTTTGGCGCTGCGATTGAGTGTCGGCCCTGAGCGCATCGGTCGGGATGTGGGCGCCGTGGTGGCGTTCAACACCCTGGGTGGGATCGTCGGCGTGATGCTCTGCGGGTTCTTGCTGATTCCGCTGCTGGGGCTGGTGCGAACCTTGGGACTGTTGGCGATTGTGGCAGCAGGGATCGGCTATTTCGCCGTGCGCAAGGGCCATCACGTCAAGAAAGGCCGGCGTCAGGCGGTAGTCGCCATCAGTTTGCTGTCCGTGGTGGTGGCGATTTTTATCCCGGTCGACAAACTCGCCAGCCTGCTGCCCGGCGCCCGCAACGGCACGTTGGCGTTCTATGAAGAAGGACGCGGCGGCACCGTCGCCGTGGTCACGCAGGGCAAGGGTCAGAAGAGCTTTCAGCGCTTGTATATCCAGGGCGTGTCGAACACCGGTGACGCCATGCCATCGCTGCGCTACATGCGGATTCAGGCGCTGCTGCCACTGCTGATCCATAACGGCGAACCGCACTCGGCGCTGGTGATCGGTTTCGGCACTGGCATTACCGCAGGCGCCCTGACCCGCTATCCGGGCCTTGAACACCGTGTGGTCGCGGAGTTGCTACCGTCGGTGGTCAAAGCCGCGCCGTTGTTCAAAGGCAACTTCAATGCCGCTGCCGATCCGACGGTCGATGTTCGCCTGCGCGACGGTCGCCAGGAGCTGCTGCGCAGTGCGCAGCGCTACGACCTGATCACTCTCGAACCGCCACCGCCCTCCGCCGCTGGCGTCGTGAACCTGTATTCGCGCGACTTCTACCAATTGGCCGCCAGTCGCCTGGAGACACAGGGCCTGGTCGCGCAATGGCTGCCACTGCCGACGCAGAACATCGACGATTCGCGTTCGCTGGTGCGCAGCTTTCTCGATGTATTCCCCTACGCCACGCTGTGGACCAGCGAATTCCACGAAATGCTGCTGGTGGGCTCGATGGAGCCGATCGAACTGGACGCCGCAAAAATCAGCCAGCGCTTCCAGCAGGACACCGTGCGCAGTACGTTGCAAGACGTGGGCATCGGTTCGGCGCCGGCCTTGATGGCGACCTGGGTGACCGATCGCGCCGGGCTCGAACGCTTCGCAGGCGATGCCCTGGCGGTGACCGATGATCAACCACGGATCGAATACGCCCCCTGGGTGCGCGCCAAGGAAATCAGCCGCGTGCTGCCGGCGTTGCTGAATTTGCGCCTGCCACCGCCGCTGCTCAATGCCGATGCCGGTTTCATCGAGCGCATGAATGCCCATCAGCAGCGCCTGATGCAGTTCTATCGGGCGAGCCTGCACGCCTATGACGGTGACCGCGACGCCTGGGCCAGGGACATCCGTGAAGTGATGATGGGTGATGGCGGCAATCCGTATTACCGCTGGTTTGTCGGTGACGGGACATAA
- a CDS encoding DUF934 domain-containing protein, with product MNNLLRLEEGVARIVADDPWVLVRDQEGEMPAGSLILPLNRWLLNPAQHAVWLGPDDEVERLNPWFEKLPLIALDFPSFRDGRGYSQAYLLRTRMGWTGELRAIGDVLRDQLSHMRQCGFDSFAVREDKSAEDALKGLAGMSVLYGRSVIEPRPLFRRR from the coding sequence ATGAACAATCTGCTGCGGCTGGAGGAGGGTGTGGCGCGGATTGTGGCTGACGATCCGTGGGTGCTGGTCAGGGACCAGGAGGGTGAAATGCCTGCCGGGTCACTGATTTTGCCGTTGAACCGCTGGCTGCTCAATCCTGCACAGCATGCGGTGTGGCTGGGGCCGGATGATGAGGTGGAACGCCTTAACCCATGGTTTGAGAAGCTGCCGTTGATTGCCCTGGATTTTCCGAGCTTTCGTGACGGTCGCGGTTACAGCCAGGCGTACTTGCTGCGCACTCGAATGGGATGGACCGGTGAGCTGCGCGCGATCGGTGATGTGCTGCGCGATCAACTCAGCCATATGCGCCAATGCGGGTTCGACAGCTTCGCGGTGCGCGAAGACAAATCGGCCGAGGATGCGCTGAAGGGGTTGGCCGGGATGAGCGTGTTGTACGGCCGTTCGGTGATTGAGCCTCGGCCGTTGTTCAGACGACGCTGA
- a CDS encoding arylsulfatase produces MTRIHKWLPKLALVAASVMAISATAGAAEKPNILVIFGDDIGQTNISAYSMGVVGYKTPNIDRIAKEGMMFTDYYAENSCTAGRSSFITGQTPLRTGLSKVGAPGAPVGLQKRDITIAQALKSQGYATGQFGKNHLGDKDEYLPTNHGFDEFFGNLYHLNAEEEPERPYWPKDDPAFLKSYAPRGVIHSFADGKIEDTGALTTKRMETIDDETTAAAQAFIEKQVKADKPFFVWMNTTRMHLFTHVRESMKGQSGMPGNDYADGMLEHDGDVGKLLKTLDDLKVTDNTIVVYTTDNGPNQFSWPDAATTPFRNEKNSNWEGAYRVPAIVRWPGKIKAGEVSNEMFSGLDWFPTLLAVAGEDSVKDKLLKGWAPVAGGTNFKVHLDGYNQLPYLTGQQPKGERKEFYYFNDDGLLVSMRFDNWKAVFCEQRAPGGFKVWSEPFVCLRVPKIFNLRMDPYERADVVSDQYYDWLTKNVYLAAVATGKAAVFLQTFIDYPPSQKPASFSVDQIRAAVDAKIAEKMKAAPAAQ; encoded by the coding sequence ATGACTCGCATACACAAGTGGCTACCGAAACTCGCCCTCGTGGCAGCCTCGGTGATGGCGATTTCGGCAACAGCCGGGGCCGCTGAAAAACCCAACATCCTGGTGATCTTTGGCGATGACATCGGCCAGACCAACATCAGCGCCTATTCCATGGGTGTGGTCGGGTACAAGACTCCCAATATCGACCGCATTGCCAAAGAAGGCATGATGTTCACCGACTACTATGCGGAGAACAGCTGCACGGCAGGACGGTCATCCTTTATCACGGGTCAGACGCCGCTGCGTACCGGTCTGTCGAAAGTTGGCGCGCCGGGTGCACCCGTGGGCCTGCAAAAACGCGACATCACCATCGCCCAGGCACTCAAATCCCAAGGTTATGCGACCGGCCAGTTCGGCAAGAACCACTTGGGCGACAAGGACGAATACCTGCCGACCAACCACGGTTTCGATGAATTCTTCGGCAACCTGTACCACCTCAATGCCGAAGAAGAACCTGAACGCCCGTATTGGCCCAAGGACGACCCTGCGTTCCTCAAGTCATACGCTCCGCGTGGTGTGATCCACAGCTTTGCCGACGGCAAGATCGAAGACACCGGCGCATTGACCACCAAGCGCATGGAAACCATCGACGACGAGACCACCGCCGCCGCCCAAGCGTTCATCGAGAAGCAGGTCAAGGCAGACAAACCGTTCTTCGTCTGGATGAATACCACCCGCATGCACTTGTTCACCCACGTGCGCGAGTCGATGAAGGGCCAGAGCGGCATGCCCGGCAACGACTATGCGGACGGCATGCTTGAGCACGACGGCGACGTCGGCAAACTGCTGAAAACCCTCGATGACCTGAAAGTCACCGACAACACCATCGTCGTCTATACCACCGACAACGGCCCGAACCAGTTCTCCTGGCCGGATGCGGCGACCACACCGTTCCGTAACGAGAAGAACTCCAACTGGGAAGGCGCCTACCGGGTGCCGGCGATTGTTCGCTGGCCAGGCAAGATCAAGGCCGGTGAAGTCTCCAACGAGATGTTCTCGGGCCTGGACTGGTTCCCGACCCTGCTGGCAGTCGCCGGTGAAGACAGCGTAAAAGACAAGCTGCTCAAAGGCTGGGCGCCGGTAGCGGGTGGCACCAACTTCAAGGTGCACCTGGACGGCTACAACCAACTGCCTTACCTGACCGGCCAACAGCCTAAGGGCGAGCGCAAGGAGTTCTACTACTTCAACGACGACGGTTTGCTGGTGTCGATGCGTTTCGACAACTGGAAAGCGGTGTTCTGCGAACAACGTGCACCAGGCGGTTTCAAGGTGTGGAGTGAGCCGTTTGTGTGCCTGCGGGTGCCAAAAATCTTCAACCTGAGAATGGACCCGTATGAACGCGCCGATGTGGTTTCCGATCAGTATTACGATTGGCTGACCAAAAACGTCTATCTGGCGGCCGTGGCCACGGGTAAAGCGGCGGTGTTCCTCCAGACCTTTATCGACTATCCGCCAAGCCAGAAACCGGCCAGCTTCAGCGTTGACCAGATTCGTGCTGCGGTAGACGCCAAAATCGCTGAAAAAATGAAAGCTGCACCGGCTGCACAGTAG
- a CDS encoding J domain-containing protein — protein MSCWTVLGLSADADTRTIKRHYAALLKQTRPDEDPEGFQRLREAYEQALTAKEWEQFSEQDPQEEASWDLTDLSGTQIDVLQQVTRSLNGVSLGELQQRHALALEHGALDVLEDEVLRHCVEHPDTSEDLLEWAIKTFQWFSAWQRLELDEEQIYQVLAQRRQGITHTLREALEREDAEGFLQAYAQCFRHQWLKGEHHRQWFNGLLSQLLLESRFWSSTIFEAVSTGQGWHAGPASPCPKTEWQRLVDRHEAPIFLARQQHLATQPAATPEHRAARLLLAPGSFSQRRALARRLRDDDWTQCRQLSSALYANHPKLCEAMPGGTPFFWREWEHTFDSWPIYLGIALACLIGSFVLYAPNGERLGSLIGVAVFWSVIFSAGGWVLHWLMHQFAHRVWLLDDRLSAYLLPGFNPPPFGVLRDLLPCAVMAAGIGKVYGLIGSGVYVATLVAVGLIRRYEGKPRVSWKPSNPWIKRSLAGAGILLLVALLGVFKVISSQGTVNRNQGLQQWTERLCSRMPASTSECGAPATMEQWYGKEAGQ, from the coding sequence ATGAGTTGCTGGACTGTCCTGGGCCTTTCGGCAGACGCCGATACGCGCACGATCAAACGTCACTACGCCGCCCTGCTCAAACAGACGCGTCCGGACGAAGATCCCGAAGGGTTCCAGCGCCTGCGCGAGGCCTATGAACAGGCACTGACCGCCAAGGAATGGGAACAGTTCAGTGAGCAGGACCCACAGGAAGAAGCGTCGTGGGACCTGACCGATCTGTCGGGGACACAAATCGACGTGCTGCAACAGGTTACGCGCTCGCTCAACGGCGTCAGCCTTGGTGAGCTGCAGCAACGCCATGCGCTGGCCCTCGAACACGGCGCGCTGGATGTCTTGGAAGACGAGGTGCTGCGCCATTGCGTCGAGCATCCCGACACGTCCGAAGACCTGTTGGAGTGGGCGATCAAGACTTTCCAGTGGTTCAGCGCCTGGCAACGTCTGGAACTCGACGAGGAGCAGATCTATCAGGTGTTGGCGCAGCGGCGCCAAGGCATCACGCACACTTTGCGCGAGGCACTTGAACGCGAAGACGCCGAAGGTTTTTTGCAGGCCTATGCCCAGTGTTTTCGCCATCAATGGCTCAAGGGCGAGCACCATCGCCAGTGGTTCAACGGGCTGCTGAGCCAGTTATTGCTGGAAAGTCGTTTCTGGTCATCGACGATTTTTGAAGCGGTCTCAACCGGGCAAGGCTGGCATGCCGGGCCCGCCAGCCCCTGCCCGAAAACCGAATGGCAGCGCCTGGTGGACCGTCACGAAGCGCCGATCTTCCTCGCCAGGCAACAACACCTGGCCACTCAACCGGCCGCCACCCCCGAGCATCGCGCCGCTCGCCTGCTGCTGGCACCGGGCAGCTTCAGTCAACGCCGGGCGTTGGCCCGACGCTTGCGCGACGATGATTGGACGCAGTGCCGTCAGCTGAGCTCAGCGCTGTACGCCAACCACCCGAAGCTCTGCGAGGCCATGCCCGGCGGCACGCCGTTCTTCTGGCGCGAGTGGGAACACACTTTCGACAGCTGGCCGATCTACCTCGGCATCGCCCTCGCCTGCCTGATTGGCAGCTTTGTTCTATACGCCCCCAATGGCGAGCGCCTCGGGAGCTTGATCGGCGTCGCAGTGTTCTGGTCAGTGATATTTTCAGCCGGCGGTTGGGTACTGCACTGGCTGATGCATCAGTTCGCCCATCGCGTGTGGTTGCTCGATGATCGACTCAGTGCGTACCTGTTACCCGGGTTCAACCCGCCACCGTTTGGCGTACTGCGCGACCTGTTGCCTTGCGCCGTGATGGCGGCAGGCATTGGTAAGGTGTATGGCCTGATCGGCAGTGGCGTTTACGTCGCCACGCTTGTGGCTGTGGGTCTGATTCGCCGGTACGAGGGCAAGCCACGCGTCTCTTGGAAGCCCTCCAATCCGTGGATCAAACGCAGCCTTGCAGGTGCAGGGATTTTGCTGTTGGTGGCGTTGCTGGGCGTGTTCAAAGTGATCTCCAGCCAAGGCACGGTCAATCGCAATCAGGGCCTGCAACAATGGACAGAACGCTTGTGCAGCCGCATGCCGGCCAGTACCAGCGAATGTGGCGCACCGGCCACGATGGAACAGTGGTACGGCAAGGAGGCCGGACAATGA
- a CDS encoding DUF6694 family lipoprotein yields MRRMFAAGLVTLMLAGCGGPKLDGTSDESLKSSLDKVTADLPQDKKAQLLEDLKLITFSNIGEALSGQISAEQAKNNVRTTLNGKTAEDVAVIAANLRTERALKEKQQALAEIKQLQDIQQAAQIAKVEMAKFQILKSEFYFTEKNKNSAAPHGQPVVVAKVKNGTAFSIARVGFKGTVASAGRATPWFVGTVELPIPGGIEPGESPTWEITPNQFSEWGKLDAPAEALFSLEIIKLVGADGAVLFDASGLTPQQTERLQALQNKYAVN; encoded by the coding sequence ATGCGCAGGATGTTCGCGGCAGGGTTGGTGACATTGATGTTGGCCGGTTGTGGTGGTCCGAAACTGGACGGCACTAGCGATGAGAGCCTCAAGTCATCGCTGGATAAAGTCACGGCAGACCTGCCGCAAGACAAGAAAGCCCAGCTCCTGGAAGATTTGAAACTCATCACCTTCAGCAATATCGGCGAGGCCTTGAGTGGCCAGATATCGGCGGAGCAGGCCAAAAATAACGTGCGCACCACGCTCAACGGAAAAACCGCTGAAGACGTCGCCGTGATCGCCGCCAATCTGCGCACCGAACGCGCATTGAAGGAAAAGCAGCAAGCCCTGGCCGAGATCAAGCAACTGCAGGACATCCAGCAGGCGGCCCAGATTGCCAAGGTAGAGATGGCGAAGTTCCAGATTCTCAAGTCGGAATTTTATTTCACCGAGAAGAACAAGAATTCGGCGGCGCCGCACGGTCAACCGGTGGTGGTGGCCAAGGTCAAGAACGGCACGGCGTTCTCCATCGCCCGTGTCGGTTTCAAAGGCACCGTGGCCAGCGCGGGCCGCGCCACGCCATGGTTCGTGGGCACCGTTGAATTGCCGATTCCTGGCGGTATCGAGCCGGGCGAGTCACCTACCTGGGAAATTACGCCGAACCAGTTCAGCGAATGGGGCAAGCTTGATGCGCCCGCAGAAGCATTGTTCAGCCTGGAAATCATCAAACTCGTTGGGGCTGATGGCGCCGTGCTGTTCGATGCCAGTGGCCTGACCCCGCAACAAACCGAGCGCTTGCAAGCGCTGCAAAACAAATACGCCGTTAACTAA
- a CDS encoding DUF3829 domain-containing protein: MTREWLFPVGIFWGVITLGMIGAGKPLTTFDLWLDKHDAPITAQANALSPVINCINRVDVQWHLAYERYTSPAQLGEPVRNWMANQHDFDDGVATTVNEAQRDVCSPKISEKLSILGYEKSLVTLADDYVQALERVTPLTLKIRFYQQPVFSQPTYELPPEFAVQFQPRADAYLLASAALRQRVETLDLEQRREQLKLIEARHGKDIHWYLLDYMIQAKDTLNVVSDGVKNRSLTPQALALTTRELQLAWDYRQQFNHAELPETRKRNEVPRYLWDHITGPAQKYLDALNTLHNDWQNKAEPQRLSEDFYAVTRGYDSLVSHYNRMARFDY, from the coding sequence ATGACTCGGGAATGGTTGTTCCCCGTGGGGATATTCTGGGGGGTGATTACCCTCGGGATGATCGGGGCTGGAAAACCCCTGACCACGTTCGACCTGTGGCTGGACAAACACGATGCGCCCATCACTGCGCAAGCCAATGCATTGAGCCCGGTCATCAACTGCATCAATCGGGTCGACGTGCAATGGCACCTCGCTTACGAGCGTTACACGTCACCGGCGCAACTCGGGGAACCCGTTCGGAACTGGATGGCCAACCAACATGATTTCGACGACGGCGTTGCCACTACAGTGAACGAGGCCCAAAGGGATGTCTGTTCGCCGAAAATCAGTGAGAAACTCTCGATCCTTGGCTACGAAAAGTCGCTAGTGACGCTGGCAGACGACTACGTGCAGGCACTGGAGCGCGTGACGCCGCTCACGCTGAAAATCCGTTTTTACCAGCAACCGGTTTTCTCACAGCCCACCTATGAATTGCCACCCGAATTCGCCGTGCAATTTCAGCCCAGGGCTGACGCGTACCTTTTGGCCTCTGCGGCGTTAAGACAGCGTGTCGAAACGCTGGACCTTGAACAACGACGCGAGCAGCTGAAACTGATCGAAGCCCGACATGGCAAAGACATTCATTGGTACCTGCTGGACTACATGATTCAAGCCAAAGACACACTGAACGTGGTCAGCGACGGGGTCAAAAACCGCAGCCTGACCCCGCAGGCGCTGGCCTTGACCACCCGAGAGCTGCAACTGGCCTGGGATTACCGGCAGCAATTCAACCATGCAGAGTTACCCGAAACGAGAAAACGCAACGAAGTGCCGCGCTACCTCTGGGACCACATTACCGGGCCTGCGCAGAAGTACCTCGATGCCTTGAATACCTTGCACAACGACTGGCAGAACAAGGCTGAACCGCAGCGATTGAGCGAAGACTTTTATGCCGTGACGCGGGGGTATGACTCGCTCGTCAGCCACTACAACCGAATGGCTCGCTTTGATTATTGA
- a CDS encoding tetratricopeptide repeat protein — MPKHKNKATSPNPDSQPNLINRYLFPVTIGTLLLAVIAIGWFLFSSSPAPLKPVPVSAPVAQQAKPQPVAMAPAKMVDEQQCQGCHSEQVKDWQGSHHQLAMQPANAETMLGDFNNVTFKAENETTVFSRKDDGFWVNTPGIDGKNADFKVAYTFGIAPLQQYLIEVGEGRLQPLGVAWDTKKHRWFHLYPGQGVNFKNPLHWSKPSQNANFMCVECHTTGYKRNFDAAKNTFDSQWNSLGVGCQACHGPASNHLEWTAKKGDLIHAGFAVDLKDKNATVEIETCARCHSRRAPLSDGYTVGKRLMDDYLPSALTRELYALDGKIKDEVFEHGSFAQSKMFDKGVRCSNCHNPHSSELKAPGNGVCLQCHNTAGKTSVEGVDGKGLQAKNYDSIEHTRHTMGQPGSQCVDCHMPGKFYMGNDFRHDHSFSIPNPERAKKLGTPDACLTCHQGKDGDKVTEQFKLWNSAPTVQAPRYDESLWLIRNGQPGAAQALYEQLQRSNLPAIQRATLLAELPMYPSEQALKLATKDLSNPAPLVRESAVRAISAFLPPPERAPLLSPLLADPVKAVRIAAARDLLGLASNGLGNAQANWNAAIAEYEAVQMSLLERAEANLNLAMLYQASGRNDKVEKYLRTALERDPDFYPALVTLVQWLEANGRSQEAQTLLAQALKDHPDAALLQYTQGLSLVRAGKSDQAMPALRKAAQLEPQNAQYGYVLAVALHDKGKVEEACEVLEQLLKVQPANRNARLSLIQYYLANGQEPKAQVLLQGWKKMNMGDPALK; from the coding sequence ATGCCGAAACATAAAAATAAAGCAACAAGCCCAAACCCTGATTCGCAACCGAACCTGATCAATCGCTACCTTTTTCCTGTAACCATCGGCACATTGCTGCTGGCGGTCATCGCCATCGGCTGGTTTCTGTTCAGCAGTTCACCGGCACCGCTCAAGCCTGTTCCCGTCAGCGCCCCTGTCGCGCAACAGGCCAAACCGCAACCGGTCGCGATGGCCCCGGCGAAGATGGTCGATGAACAACAGTGCCAGGGTTGCCACAGCGAGCAGGTCAAGGACTGGCAAGGCTCCCATCACCAATTGGCGATGCAACCGGCCAATGCCGAAACGATGCTGGGCGACTTCAATAACGTCACGTTCAAGGCCGAGAACGAAACCACCGTGTTCTCACGCAAGGACGATGGATTCTGGGTCAATACACCAGGCATTGATGGCAAGAATGCCGATTTCAAGGTGGCTTATACCTTTGGTATCGCGCCATTGCAGCAATACCTGATCGAGGTCGGCGAAGGACGTTTGCAACCCTTGGGCGTGGCCTGGGATACCAAAAAACACCGCTGGTTCCACCTCTATCCCGGCCAGGGTGTGAACTTCAAGAATCCGTTGCACTGGAGCAAGCCAAGCCAGAACGCCAACTTCATGTGCGTCGAGTGCCATACCACAGGCTATAAACGCAATTTCGATGCCGCCAAAAACACCTTTGACAGTCAATGGAACAGCCTCGGTGTCGGCTGCCAGGCATGCCACGGCCCGGCCTCCAATCACCTGGAATGGACGGCGAAAAAAGGTGATTTGATTCACGCCGGTTTTGCCGTCGACCTCAAGGACAAGAACGCAACTGTCGAAATCGAAACCTGTGCCCGCTGCCATTCGCGCCGCGCCCCGCTGAGTGATGGCTACACCGTTGGCAAACGCCTGATGGATGACTACCTGCCAAGCGCCCTGACCCGCGAGTTGTATGCACTGGACGGCAAGATCAAGGACGAGGTGTTCGAACATGGCTCCTTCGCCCAAAGCAAGATGTTCGACAAAGGCGTGCGTTGCAGCAACTGCCACAACCCGCACAGCAGCGAGCTGAAGGCGCCGGGCAACGGTGTTTGCCTGCAATGCCACAACACGGCGGGCAAGACGTCGGTGGAAGGCGTCGACGGTAAAGGCCTGCAAGCGAAAAACTACGATTCCATCGAACACACCCGCCACACCATGGGCCAACCGGGCTCGCAGTGCGTGGATTGCCACATGCCTGGCAAATTCTATATGGGCAATGACTTCCGGCATGACCACAGCTTCAGTATCCCCAACCCGGAGCGGGCGAAAAAACTGGGAACACCGGATGCCTGCCTCACTTGCCACCAGGGTAAGGACGGCGACAAGGTCACTGAGCAATTCAAACTCTGGAACAGCGCGCCAACCGTACAGGCCCCGCGTTATGACGAAAGCCTGTGGCTGATTCGCAACGGCCAGCCCGGTGCGGCGCAAGCTTTGTACGAGCAGTTGCAACGGAGCAATTTGCCAGCGATTCAACGGGCAACCTTGCTCGCCGAATTGCCGATGTACCCGAGTGAACAGGCGCTGAAACTGGCCACCAAGGACTTGAGCAACCCGGCCCCCCTGGTGCGTGAAAGCGCCGTGCGGGCCATCAGCGCATTCTTGCCGCCGCCCGAACGTGCGCCGCTGTTGTCGCCGTTGCTGGCAGACCCGGTGAAGGCGGTGCGCATCGCCGCGGCCCGCGATTTGCTGGGTCTGGCCAGTAACGGATTGGGCAATGCCCAAGCGAACTGGAATGCGGCCATTGCGGAGTACGAAGCGGTACAGATGAGCCTGCTGGAACGGGCCGAAGCCAATCTCAACCTGGCGATGCTCTATCAGGCCAGCGGCCGCAATGACAAGGTCGAAAAATACCTGCGCACGGCCCTCGAACGCGATCCGGATTTCTACCCGGCGCTGGTGACGCTGGTGCAATGGCTGGAAGCCAACGGCCGCAGCCAGGAGGCTCAGACGCTGCTGGCACAAGCCTTGAAAGACCACCCGGACGCAGCGCTGTTGCAATACACCCAAGGCCTGTCGCTGGTGCGGGCAGGTAAATCGGACCAGGCCATGCCAGCGTTACGCAAAGCCGCACAACTGGAACCGCAGAACGCCCAATACGGCTACGTGCTGGCCGTGGCGTTACACGACAAAGGCAAGGTCGAAGAGGCCTGCGAAGTGCTGGAGCAATTGTTGAAAGTGCAGCCGGCCAACCGCAATGCGCGGCTGTCGTTGATCCAGTACTACCTGGCCAATGGACAAGAGCCCAAGGCACAGGTGTTGTTGCAGGGCTGGAAGAAAATGAACATGGGCGATCCGGCGTTGAAATAA